One region of Candidatus Methylomirabilis sp. genomic DNA includes:
- a CDS encoding MFS transporter, protein MQHALWWRARAAHGERRPGERGPARTLAVSFLTLAVAYGLSYTFPIFYVALLSEFGGLRGPTAAIYSLHMLVGGAISPLIGTCMDRSGPRILLPVGAILLAGGLLLSAAARDLTDLAFTFGILVALGVGCVGSVPQSTLLAQAFPRTRGAAIGMAFAGVGLGVFLLSPLAQALIAALTWRGAFVALAVLAAVLLLPLTTVLLPRPGALRAPGSATATVMAETAGGWTLREALRTRTLWYLLLVFFLTPVGMFAVTTHQVVYAVDRGYGQLMAVAIFGIVGGLSSVGRFGFGALSDRFGRAATGILTYALTALGILALLFAPGPPVLWPLYAYALLFGLTFGARGPIISALTAELYRGHSYGAIFGVISVGQGLGMALGPWLGGAVFDATGSYRAAFGLAVACTVVAAAFLARVGTHLPAPAPAPGTSSPARETT, encoded by the coding sequence ATGCAGCACGCGCTGTGGTGGAGGGCGCGGGCAGCGCATGGGGAGAGGCGGCCAGGCGAGAGGGGGCCAGCGCGGACGCTGGCCGTCAGCTTCCTCACCCTGGCGGTCGCCTACGGGCTCTCCTACACCTTCCCGATCTTCTATGTGGCTCTGCTCTCCGAGTTCGGCGGCCTCCGTGGGCCGACCGCCGCCATCTATTCGCTCCACATGCTGGTGGGAGGCGCGATCTCCCCCCTGATCGGTACCTGCATGGACCGCTCGGGCCCCCGCATCCTGCTCCCGGTCGGCGCCATCCTGCTGGCGGGCGGCCTGCTCCTCAGCGCTGCTGCGCGTGACCTCACCGACCTGGCCTTCACGTTCGGCATCCTGGTCGCCCTCGGGGTGGGGTGCGTGGGGAGCGTCCCCCAGTCGACCCTCCTGGCCCAGGCCTTCCCCCGGACCCGCGGGGCGGCGATCGGGATGGCCTTCGCCGGCGTCGGCCTCGGGGTGTTCCTGCTGAGCCCCCTGGCCCAGGCCCTCATCGCCGCCCTCACGTGGCGCGGGGCCTTCGTCGCCCTGGCCGTCCTCGCGGCGGTGCTGCTCCTCCCGCTGACGACGGTCCTGCTCCCGCGACCGGGAGCCCTCCGGGCGCCAGGCTCGGCGACGGCGACGGTCATGGCCGAGACCGCTGGAGGGTGGACGCTCCGCGAGGCCCTGCGGACCCGCACCCTCTGGTACCTGTTGCTGGTCTTCTTCCTGACGCCGGTCGGGATGTTCGCCGTCACGACCCACCAGGTGGTCTATGCCGTGGATCGGGGCTACGGGCAACTCATGGCGGTGGCCATCTTCGGCATCGTGGGGGGGCTGAGCTCGGTCGGGCGGTTCGGCTTCGGCGCCCTCTCGGACCGCTTCGGCCGGGCGGCCACGGGCATCCTGACCTATGCCCTGACGGCCCTCGGGATTCTGGCCCTCCTCTTCGCGCCGGGCCCCCCGGTCCTCTGGCCCCTCTACGCCTACGCGCTCCTCTTCGGCCTCACCTTCGGCGCGCGCGGGCCCATCATCTCCGCGCTGACCGCCGAGCTGTACCGGGGGCACTCCTACGGCGCCATCTTCGGGGTGATCTCGGTGGGGCAGGGGCTCGGGATGGCCCTGGGCCCCTGGCTCGGCGGAGCGGTCTTCGATGCGACGGGATCGTACCGGGCCGCCTTCGGCCTCGCCGTAGCCTGCACCGTGGTCGCGGCGGCTTTCCTCGCCCGGGTGGGGACGCACCTGCCGGCGCCGGCCCCTGCGCCCGGGACCTCCTCCCCTGCGCGGGAGACAACGTGA
- a CDS encoding SAM-dependent chlorinase/fluorinase, which produces MADRPIITLLTDFGTADAFVGVMKGVILGIAPHVHLVDLTHEVPPQAVAVAAFLLETAWREFPQGTIHLVVVDPGVGSSRRPLAAEGRHGRFVVPDNGVLTPVLEAGEVTALHALTRAEFFRRPVSRTFHGRDVFAPVSAHLANGVSVAALGPPVSDPVRLDLPRPEPLPDGGTAGRVLHVDRFGNLITNLPQALFDPDRGVPVVTVGGQRIRGLADSYAAAPAGHPGAIVGSAGTLEIFLPGGSAAAALDVARGASVTVTFTRG; this is translated from the coding sequence ATGGCTGACCGACCCATCATCACGCTCCTGACCGACTTCGGGACCGCCGACGCCTTCGTGGGGGTGATGAAAGGGGTCATCCTGGGGATCGCGCCCCACGTACATCTCGTTGACCTGACGCACGAGGTCCCGCCCCAGGCGGTGGCGGTCGCGGCCTTCCTCCTGGAGACCGCCTGGCGGGAGTTTCCCCAGGGGACCATCCACCTGGTGGTCGTGGACCCGGGCGTGGGGAGCAGCCGGCGCCCGCTGGCCGCCGAGGGACGGCACGGCCGCTTCGTCGTCCCGGATAACGGAGTGCTGACCCCCGTCTTGGAGGCGGGGGAAGTGACCGCGCTGCACGCCCTCACCCGGGCCGAGTTCTTCCGACGGCCGGTCAGCCGCACCTTCCACGGCCGGGATGTCTTCGCCCCGGTCTCGGCGCACCTGGCCAATGGCGTCTCCGTTGCCGCGCTGGGTCCTCCGGTCAGCGATCCGGTCCGCCTCGACCTCCCGCGCCCCGAGCCCCTCCCGGACGGCGGGACGGCCGGCCGGGTTCTCCACGTGGACCGGTTCGGCAACCTCATCACGAACCTCCCGCAGGCCCTGTTCGACCCCGACCGCGGGGTGCCGGTGGTGACGGTGGGTGGCCAGCGCATCCGGGGTCTGGCCGACTCCTACGCGGCGGCCCCAGCCGGTCACCCCGGGGCGATTGTGGGGAGCGCCGGCACGCTGGAGATCTTCCTGCCCGGCGGCAGTGCGGCCGCCGCGCTCGACGTTGCGCGCGGTGCCAGCGTGACCGTGACCTTCACCCGGGGGTGA
- a CDS encoding HEPN domain-containing protein — protein MHEGREIARAFLIESEVDYRIAQLLSGTEYHSRTIYFIQQAVEKIVKACLSLKNIRTVDHNLSALFAAVYQENFSNMDDLVRGIDSLERHGARVRFPLFQRPDLPIWIPSRSYTEGDAGRAMRTGEVVYGSLKGYLDKALADPGTAAEAASPPSTRLPDR, from the coding sequence ATGCACGAAGGCCGCGAGATCGCGCGCGCGTTCCTGATCGAGAGCGAGGTGGACTACCGGATCGCCCAGCTCCTTTCCGGGACCGAGTACCACAGCCGCACGATTTATTTCATCCAGCAGGCCGTCGAAAAGATCGTCAAGGCTTGCCTCTCGCTGAAGAACATCCGGACCGTGGATCACAACCTCTCGGCCCTCTTTGCCGCCGTCTATCAGGAGAACTTCAGCAACATGGACGACCTGGTCCGGGGGATCGACTCCCTGGAGCGGCACGGGGCGCGGGTCCGGTTCCCGCTCTTCCAGCGGCCCGATCTTCCCATCTGGATCCCGTCCCGCTCCTACACCGAGGGGGATGCCGGGCGGGCGATGCGGACGGGGGAGGTGGTGTACGGGAGCCTGAAGGGCTACCTGGATAAGGCGCTGGCCGACCCCGGGACCGCGGCCGAAGCGGCTTCCCCCCCGTCCACCCGCCTCCCGGACCGGTGA
- the recN gene encoding DNA repair protein RecN → MLRELNIRNIALVEEVRAEFGPGLTALTGETGAGKSIVIDALTLALGARSDPDLIRTGAAEAAVEAAFDVSGIPAVSAALAEAGLAPPEDGVLILRRLLPRDGKGRAYANGQMVPAATLRVLGECLVDIHGQHQGRLLLSPRRHLELLDLFGGTAAEAAAFRERYLAWEAVRREQATLESAAREQAARRDFLAFQVKEIDAALLEVGEEERLRAERLILANAERLFAVVEAAYGILEGEEGAVLARLKAVAARLAEGARFDPNLKPLQESCGQAEALLKDVAAEVRRYRSKLEFDPGRLEAIETRLHAIERLARKYGGSVAAALEARAAAAADLAGIEEAPERLKALAAEEARLLADLLERGRRLSRKRDAAAAKLGEGVLAELRELGMPRAAFQVRFHREPAEEGRPVPLRPSGLEEAEFFLSVNPGEEVRPLAKVASGGELSRIMLALKGMLAEADDTPTLIFDEVDSGIGGGTAEVVGRKLAGVSAGRQVLCVTHLPQIAAMADAHYRVEKRTRGGRTETSLSRLEGEDRITEVARMLGAAGDSDLPRRHAAEILERSVRLRKAGRRGGRG, encoded by the coding sequence ATGCTTCGCGAGCTCAACATCCGGAACATCGCTCTCGTGGAAGAGGTCCGGGCGGAGTTCGGGCCCGGGCTGACGGCCCTCACGGGGGAGACGGGGGCGGGGAAGTCCATCGTCATCGACGCCCTGACGCTGGCGCTGGGAGCGCGCAGCGATCCGGACCTCATCCGGACCGGCGCGGCGGAGGCGGCCGTGGAGGCCGCCTTCGATGTCTCCGGCATTCCGGCCGTCTCGGCCGCTCTCGCCGAGGCGGGGCTCGCGCCGCCCGAGGACGGCGTGCTCATCCTGCGCCGCCTCCTGCCGCGGGACGGGAAGGGCCGGGCCTACGCGAACGGCCAGATGGTCCCGGCCGCGACGCTGCGCGTCCTCGGGGAGTGTCTCGTGGATATCCACGGCCAGCATCAGGGGCGGCTCCTGCTGAGCCCGCGGCGGCACCTGGAGTTGCTGGACCTCTTCGGCGGGACGGCGGCGGAGGCCGCCGCCTTCCGGGAGCGGTATCTGGCGTGGGAGGCGGTGCGGCGCGAGCAGGCAACCCTGGAGAGCGCCGCCCGCGAGCAGGCCGCCCGGCGGGACTTCCTCGCGTTTCAGGTGAAGGAGATCGACGCGGCCCTCCTGGAAGTCGGGGAGGAAGAGCGGCTGCGCGCCGAGCGCCTGATCCTCGCCAACGCCGAGCGCCTCTTCGCGGTGGTGGAGGCGGCCTACGGGATCCTGGAGGGAGAGGAGGGAGCGGTCCTGGCCCGCCTCAAGGCGGTCGCGGCCCGCCTGGCCGAGGGAGCCCGCTTCGACCCCAACCTGAAGCCGCTCCAGGAATCCTGCGGCCAGGCCGAGGCGCTCCTCAAGGACGTGGCGGCAGAGGTGCGTCGGTATCGTTCCAAGCTCGAATTCGATCCCGGGCGGTTGGAGGCGATCGAGACCCGGCTGCACGCCATCGAGCGCCTCGCGCGCAAGTACGGGGGGAGCGTCGCTGCGGCTCTCGAGGCGCGCGCCGCCGCCGCGGCCGACCTGGCAGGGATCGAGGAGGCGCCGGAGCGCCTGAAGGCCCTGGCCGCCGAGGAGGCCCGGCTCCTCGCGGATCTCCTGGAGCGCGGCCGCCGGCTCTCCCGCAAGCGTGACGCCGCGGCGGCGAAGCTCGGCGAGGGGGTTCTGGCCGAGCTGCGCGAGCTCGGGATGCCCCGGGCGGCGTTCCAGGTCCGCTTCCACCGCGAGCCGGCCGAGGAGGGCAGGCCCGTGCCGCTCCGGCCGTCGGGCCTGGAGGAGGCGGAGTTTTTCCTGAGCGTGAACCCGGGGGAGGAGGTCCGTCCGCTGGCGAAGGTCGCCTCGGGAGGGGAGCTGTCCCGGATCATGCTGGCCTTGAAGGGGATGCTCGCCGAGGCCGATGACACGCCGACCCTCATCTTCGACGAGGTGGACAGCGGGATCGGGGGCGGGACGGCCGAGGTGGTGGGACGGAAACTGGCGGGCGTGAGCGCCGGGCGCCAGGTCCTCTGCGTCACGCACCTGCCCCAGATCGCGGCGATGGCCGACGCCCACTATCGGGTGGAGAAGCGGACCCGCGGGGGGCGGACCGAGACGTCGCTCAGCCGCCTCGAAGGGGAGGACCGGATCACCGAGGTGGCCCGGATGCTCGGTGCCGCCGGGGACTCGGATCTTCCCCGCCGCCACGCCGCGGAGATTCTGGAGCGGTCCGTGCGGCTCCGGAAGGCGGGGCGTCGCGGGGGGCGAGGATGA
- a CDS encoding TonB family protein, whose protein sequence is MTLREQPLLRFLAASALLHAGFLSVLQFGPLPDPLPNGSPLRVRFVEPPAGPLVEQPPPARPESPPPGAKVIGRASSRAKAPGPGTGPIGSAGSRGTPRLPASPLPAAPGLPRETTPPRVLEARPAPEARVAPLAPAPPPQAAAPPVPVVPPPAPSPSREPSQGARLSLREQLDRIGNRALVSPVPGPYDAGQAGEGSGREATVTLESRAHEYAAYLEQIKRRIERRWRYPLLAQERGLAGRLVIEFAIRRDGRLTRLHLADSSGVSILDDAALEAIRLAAPYAPLPEVMGLDRLNIIASFEYLGGLSGLRGGS, encoded by the coding sequence ATGACCCTGAGGGAGCAGCCCCTCCTCCGGTTCCTGGCCGCCTCCGCCCTCCTCCATGCCGGGTTTCTGAGCGTCCTGCAGTTCGGGCCGCTCCCCGACCCGCTGCCGAACGGCAGTCCCCTCCGGGTCCGCTTCGTCGAGCCGCCGGCCGGCCCTCTCGTAGAACAACCTCCGCCAGCGCGCCCCGAGAGCCCTCCCCCCGGGGCAAAGGTGATCGGCCGGGCGAGCAGCCGCGCGAAGGCCCCCGGTCCTGGGACGGGGCCCATCGGCTCGGCCGGGAGCCGCGGGACGCCCCGCTTGCCCGCGAGCCCCCTGCCAGCCGCGCCGGGTCTCCCGAGAGAGACGACGCCGCCCCGAGTGCTCGAGGCGCGCCCCGCGCCGGAAGCCCGGGTGGCGCCGTTGGCCCCAGCCCCACCGCCGCAGGCTGCGGCGCCGCCCGTGCCGGTGGTCCCTCCCCCGGCGCCGTCCCCGTCGCGGGAGCCGTCGCAGGGCGCGCGACTCTCGCTGCGGGAGCAACTCGACCGCATCGGGAACCGGGCGCTCGTCTCGCCCGTGCCCGGTCCCTACGACGCCGGGCAGGCGGGGGAGGGGAGCGGCCGCGAGGCGACCGTCACGCTCGAGTCCCGGGCGCACGAATACGCCGCCTACCTCGAGCAGATCAAGCGGCGGATCGAGCGGCGGTGGCGCTATCCGCTGCTGGCCCAGGAGCGTGGTCTCGCGGGCAGACTGGTCATCGAGTTCGCCATCCGGCGGGACGGCCGCCTCACCCGCCTCCATCTGGCCGACTCCTCCGGCGTCTCCATCCTGGACGATGCCGCGCTGGAGGCTATTCGGCTGGCCGCTCCGTACGCCCCTCTCCCGGAGGTCATGGGCCTGGACCGGCTCAACATCATCGCTTCCTTCGAGTACCTCGGAGGCCTGTCCGGGCTCCGGGGCGGTTCCTAG
- a CDS encoding penicillin acylase family protein, whose translation MPGSLPLSLRLRILGKALGRRCGLLPPPRLPVPPGPLQLPGQRAGVRLFRDARAVPTIEARDSEDLFLALGYVTASERLFQMDLYRRVACGRLAEILGPGQGTPEARSLQLPGEVFLQMDLLHRALGLEAAAVAEAAAASVETRDALAAYASGVNAYFAEAEARRAWPIECALLGYTPEPWRPADSLAVGRLVAWRLTIALRAELVLGEIALLRKGPPLLPSPPAWSPTLTGPPPARLPAPGAALGEFRWSAGFVGSNAWVVSGARSASGKPVLATDPHLPLGLPGIWLPVCLRGGPYRVAGVAVPGVPGVAIGRTPSLAWGMTAALPDDVDLYRETLAPGPPVAARRADRWEPLEVEEVAVRVRGEADPRRVRLRFVRRFPGRCPLISDLLDAGPLGPLSLAWTGMVPTQSFDALLAMNRALDLAAFREALREFGLAPQNVLVADAAGNIGAFVAGRFPRRSRPGDGSLPLDGADPATSWQGFLDFEELPHVVNPASGLLVSANNRASEAGPYLTTLWEPAYRASRILGVLREMPVARTEACRRLQTDTVSLQALLLIGRCLAPHRDALEGEARAAADRLIIWDGRVSAESSQAALFHAWYWRLREKVLRAPLEALRPGLAARLFAVNHVSAALLDALLLDGEPTALPAPLPSLLQETLEEALEFLRERLGPDAAAWRWGRLHQLTVRHPLMPQTGWLGRILSGLFAFNRGPIEMPGDGMTVNMSAYLFSAPFEPLAGPSYRQVVDLGNPDEAGWVIPGGVSGDPASPYYADQLAAWLAGTLFPMPLP comes from the coding sequence GTGCCCGGCTCTCTTCCGCTCTCCCTCCGCCTGCGGATCCTCGGGAAGGCGCTGGGCCGCCGGTGCGGCCTCCTGCCGCCACCCCGCCTCCCGGTTCCCCCCGGCCCCCTCCAGCTCCCGGGGCAGCGGGCTGGCGTGCGGCTGTTTCGGGATGCCCGGGCCGTCCCCACGATCGAGGCGCGAGACTCGGAGGACCTGTTCCTGGCCCTCGGGTATGTGACCGCTTCGGAGCGGCTCTTCCAGATGGACCTCTACCGCCGTGTCGCGTGCGGCCGGCTCGCCGAGATCCTCGGTCCGGGACAGGGGACGCCTGAGGCCAGGAGCCTCCAGCTGCCCGGGGAGGTCTTCCTCCAGATGGACCTGCTCCATCGGGCCCTCGGCCTCGAGGCGGCGGCCGTAGCCGAAGCCGCCGCGGCCTCCGTCGAGACCCGGGATGCCCTCGCCGCCTACGCGTCCGGCGTGAACGCGTACTTCGCGGAGGCGGAGGCGCGCCGCGCCTGGCCGATCGAGTGCGCCCTTCTGGGCTATACCCCCGAGCCGTGGCGCCCCGCAGACTCGCTTGCGGTGGGCCGCCTCGTGGCGTGGCGCCTGACTATCGCGCTACGCGCCGAGCTGGTGCTGGGGGAGATCGCCCTCCTGCGGAAGGGGCCCCCGCTCCTCCCCTCCCCTCCGGCGTGGAGCCCCACCCTCACCGGCCCCCCGCCCGCCCGCCTCCCGGCACCCGGGGCCGCTCTTGGCGAATTCCGATGGTCAGCCGGCTTCGTGGGGAGCAACGCCTGGGTCGTGTCGGGGGCGCGGAGCGCCAGCGGGAAGCCGGTTCTGGCCACCGACCCGCACCTCCCGCTCGGTCTCCCCGGCATCTGGCTGCCGGTCTGCCTCCGGGGCGGGCCCTACCGGGTCGCCGGGGTGGCCGTGCCCGGCGTCCCGGGGGTCGCCATCGGCCGGACCCCCTCCCTCGCCTGGGGGATGACGGCGGCTCTCCCCGACGACGTGGACCTGTACCGGGAGACGCTGGCGCCCGGTCCGCCCGTCGCGGCGCGCCGCGCGGACCGCTGGGAGCCGCTCGAGGTCGAGGAGGTGGCGGTGCGGGTGCGGGGGGAGGCGGACCCGCGGCGGGTCAGGCTCCGCTTCGTCCGCCGGTTCCCGGGGCGCTGTCCCCTCATCTCGGACCTCCTGGACGCCGGGCCGCTGGGCCCCCTCTCCCTCGCGTGGACCGGGATGGTGCCGACGCAAAGCTTCGATGCGCTCCTGGCCATGAACCGCGCTCTGGACCTGGCGGCGTTCCGGGAGGCGCTGCGGGAATTCGGGCTCGCCCCCCAGAACGTCCTCGTCGCCGACGCAGCGGGGAACATCGGCGCCTTCGTCGCCGGGCGCTTCCCGAGGCGGTCCCGGCCGGGGGATGGCTCCCTTCCTCTGGACGGCGCCGACCCCGCAACCTCCTGGCAGGGGTTCCTCGACTTCGAGGAGCTGCCGCACGTCGTCAACCCGGCATCGGGACTCCTGGTCAGCGCCAATAATCGCGCGAGCGAGGCGGGACCGTACCTCACGACGCTCTGGGAGCCCGCGTACCGGGCCAGCCGGATCCTGGGCGTCCTGCGGGAGATGCCCGTGGCGCGGACCGAGGCCTGCCGGCGCCTCCAGACCGACACCGTCTCGCTCCAAGCCCTGCTGCTCATCGGGCGCTGCCTTGCGCCGCACCGCGATGCCCTGGAGGGAGAGGCGCGCGCGGCCGCCGATCGGCTGATCATCTGGGACGGACGGGTTTCAGCGGAAAGCAGCCAAGCGGCCCTCTTTCACGCCTGGTACTGGCGCCTCCGCGAGAAGGTTCTGCGGGCGCCCCTCGAGGCGCTGCGGCCCGGGCTGGCAGCACGCCTCTTCGCGGTCAACCACGTTTCGGCCGCCCTCCTGGACGCCTTGCTGCTCGACGGGGAGCCGACGGCGCTCCCCGCGCCGCTTCCCTCCCTGCTCCAGGAGACACTCGAGGAGGCACTGGAATTTCTCCGGGAACGCCTGGGGCCGGACGCGGCCGCCTGGCGGTGGGGACGGCTGCACCAGTTGACGGTCCGACATCCCCTGATGCCTCAGACGGGGTGGCTCGGCCGGATCCTGTCCGGCCTCTTCGCTTTCAACCGGGGCCCGATCGAAATGCCGGGCGACGGCATGACCGTCAACATGAGCGCCTATCTCTTCAGCGCTCCCTTCGAGCCTCTCGCGGGCCCTTCCTACCGACAGGTGGTGGACCTGGGGAATCCGGACGAGGCCGGCTGGGTCATCCCGGGGGGGGTCTCGGGCGATCCCGCCTCCCCGTACTACGCCGACCAGCTCGCCGCCTGGCTCGCCGGGACCCTCTTCCCCATGCCCCTCCCCTGA
- a CDS encoding ATP-grasp domain-containing protein, with protein MKTLRVLVLMHEALVPPDDPAGADLATVNWKTEFDVLTTLRKMGHEAKPVGVGSDLAVIRQAIEEWKPHIAFNLLEEFDGVAVYDQNVVAYLELLRLPYTGCNPRGLMLARDKALSKKVLSYHRIPVPEFAVFPLRRAVRRRKRLAFPLIVKSLSEEASTGISQASVVDTEESLRERVAFVHKRIGTDAIAERYIEGRELYVGVLGNLRLRVFPVWELFMDGMPEEVRRIATAHAKWSPKYMEKHGIKSGPARELAEGLPERIQRLAKRVYRALNLSGYARLDVRLDATGRVYVLEANPNPEVAHSDDFARSAEKAGLPYDALLQRILALGQHWQPDRPG; from the coding sequence ATGAAGACCCTTCGCGTCCTGGTCCTGATGCACGAGGCGCTGGTCCCGCCCGACGACCCCGCGGGGGCGGACCTGGCCACGGTGAACTGGAAGACCGAATTTGACGTCCTCACCACCCTGCGCAAGATGGGCCACGAGGCCAAGCCGGTGGGGGTGGGGAGCGACCTGGCGGTCATCCGTCAGGCCATCGAGGAATGGAAGCCGCACATCGCCTTCAACCTCCTGGAGGAATTCGACGGCGTGGCGGTCTACGATCAGAACGTCGTGGCCTACCTCGAGCTGCTCCGGCTCCCCTACACCGGTTGCAACCCCCGGGGGCTCATGCTCGCCCGCGATAAGGCCCTCTCCAAGAAGGTCCTGTCCTACCACCGGATCCCCGTCCCCGAGTTCGCGGTCTTCCCCCTGAGACGCGCGGTCAGGCGGCGCAAGCGGCTCGCCTTCCCGCTCATCGTGAAATCCCTCTCCGAGGAGGCCTCGACCGGCATTTCCCAGGCGTCGGTGGTGGACACCGAGGAGAGCCTGCGCGAGCGGGTGGCCTTCGTCCACAAACGCATCGGAACCGACGCCATCGCCGAGCGCTATATCGAGGGGCGGGAGCTCTACGTGGGGGTGCTGGGCAATCTGCGGCTGCGGGTCTTCCCGGTGTGGGAGCTGTTCATGGACGGGATGCCCGAGGAGGTCCGGCGCATCGCGACGGCGCACGCCAAGTGGAGCCCGAAGTACATGGAGAAACACGGCATCAAGTCCGGCCCGGCCCGGGAGCTGGCCGAGGGACTACCGGAGCGCATCCAGCGCCTGGCCAAACGCGTCTACCGTGCCCTGAATCTCAGCGGCTACGCCCGCCTCGACGTCCGGCTCGACGCGACCGGCCGGGTCTATGTCCTCGAGGCGAACCCCAACCCCGAGGTCGCCCACAGCGACGACTTCGCCCGATCGGCGGAGAAGGCGGGCCTCCCCTACGACGCCCTCCTCCAGCGCATCCTCGCCCTCGGCCAGCACTGGCAGCCCGACCGGCCTGGGTAG
- a CDS encoding site-2 protease family protein — protein sequence MTEPDASQHPASELARLLGDVFLVEELQVQDAAIRFRGILLASPETAVRVLTSRFGPLGYHPLLRSREELVLLRAAPRRRPWLTEPWPNLALFLATLLTTLFVGALHQGADPLGDPATLAAGLPFATTLLAILGVHELGHYFTARAYGIRVTLPYFIPAPVGLGTFGAFIRMKSPVTDRKALLDVGIAGPLAGLVLAIPAVLVGLRLSTIVPAQGAGVGLGTSLLFLALQAIAVGPVPEGLDILLHPVAFAGWIGLFVTALNLLPVGQLDGGHIAYALLGRRHKQVAMGTAGLLVTLGILFWPGWLVWAVLAMAMGFQHPPPLDDVTPLNPGRRWLALGAFALLLLLITPAPFFFPEGM from the coding sequence GTGACCGAGCCGGACGCCTCCCAGCATCCTGCCTCGGAGCTGGCCCGCCTGCTCGGCGACGTCTTCCTGGTGGAAGAGCTGCAGGTCCAGGACGCGGCCATCCGGTTCCGGGGGATCCTCCTGGCGTCCCCGGAGACCGCGGTGCGGGTTCTGACGAGCCGGTTCGGTCCCCTCGGCTACCATCCCCTCCTCCGGAGCCGGGAGGAGCTCGTCCTGCTGCGCGCGGCGCCCCGCAGGAGGCCGTGGCTCACGGAGCCGTGGCCGAACCTGGCCCTGTTCCTGGCCACGCTGCTGACGACCCTGTTCGTCGGCGCGCTCCACCAGGGCGCGGATCCGCTGGGTGACCCCGCGACGCTGGCCGCCGGACTTCCCTTCGCCACCACGCTCCTGGCCATCCTGGGGGTCCACGAGCTGGGCCACTACTTCACGGCGAGGGCCTACGGGATCCGGGTCACGCTGCCGTATTTCATCCCGGCCCCCGTCGGCCTCGGGACCTTCGGCGCCTTCATCCGGATGAAATCCCCGGTCACCGATCGGAAGGCTCTCCTGGATGTGGGGATCGCGGGCCCGCTCGCCGGCCTCGTCCTGGCCATCCCGGCTGTCCTCGTCGGGCTGCGCCTCTCGACCATCGTGCCGGCCCAGGGCGCGGGCGTCGGGCTCGGGACGTCGCTCCTGTTTCTCGCGCTCCAGGCCATCGCCGTCGGCCCGGTCCCCGAGGGCCTCGACATCCTCCTGCACCCGGTGGCCTTCGCCGGCTGGATCGGGCTCTTCGTGACGGCGCTGAATCTGCTTCCGGTCGGGCAGCTGGACGGGGGGCACATCGCCTACGCGTTGCTCGGCCGCCGGCACAAGCAGGTGGCGATGGGGACGGCGGGGCTGCTGGTGACGCTCGGCATCCTTTTCTGGCCGGGCTGGCTCGTCTGGGCGGTCCTGGCGATGGCGATGGGCTTCCAGCACCCACCCCCCCTGGACGACGTGACGCCGCTGAATCCGGGCCGCCGCTGGCTCGCCCTGGGCGCCTTCGCCCTGCTCCTGCTCCTGATCACCCCGGCCCCCTTCTTCTTCCCGGAGGGGATGTGA
- a CDS encoding AIR synthase-related protein: MTRKPGGRAPRAVAGAGREVALPRPRGGRRFLPAGKLPAALLARLLRGIPARDPRVLVGPAVGEDAAVLAMGDRCLVLTLDPITFATDEIGYYVVTVNANDVAVRGAEPRWFGVALLLPEGQADGALAEALFAEVVAACEEIGVALIGGHTEVTAGLPRPIAIGVMVGEAPADRVIRTAGARIGDAVILTKGIAIEGTALLARECAPRLRARGYGEAFLARARGYLREPGIGVLRDARVAVAAAPVTAMHDPTEGGLATGLSELATAAGVGLRIEEEAIPILPEAATLCEEFGLDPLGTIASGALLVTCPEAAAADLVRALQENGILAGRIGQVVPAEEGVTLVRPGGAGPLPVFARDEIARVFAPGTEE; the protein is encoded by the coding sequence GTGACGCGGAAGCCCGGGGGGCGGGCGCCGCGCGCAGTGGCCGGGGCCGGCCGCGAGGTGGCTCTGCCGAGACCACGGGGGGGCCGGAGGTTCCTCCCGGCGGGGAAGCTCCCTGCGGCCCTCCTGGCCCGGCTGCTCCGCGGCATCCCGGCGCGGGATCCGCGCGTCCTGGTCGGCCCGGCGGTGGGGGAGGATGCGGCCGTCCTGGCGATGGGGGACCGCTGCCTGGTCCTGACGCTGGACCCGATCACGTTCGCGACGGACGAGATCGGCTACTACGTCGTCACGGTGAACGCGAACGACGTGGCGGTCCGGGGGGCCGAGCCCCGCTGGTTCGGGGTGGCGTTGCTCCTCCCCGAGGGGCAGGCGGACGGCGCGCTGGCCGAGGCGCTCTTCGCAGAGGTCGTGGCCGCCTGCGAGGAGATCGGGGTCGCCCTGATCGGAGGCCATACGGAGGTCACCGCCGGCCTTCCCCGCCCGATCGCCATCGGCGTGATGGTGGGGGAGGCGCCGGCGGACCGGGTCATCCGGACGGCGGGGGCGAGGATCGGGGACGCGGTCATCCTGACGAAGGGGATCGCGATCGAGGGGACCGCGCTGCTCGCCCGCGAGTGTGCCCCGCGCCTGCGCGCCCGGGGCTACGGGGAGGCCTTTCTCGCCCGGGCGCGGGGGTACCTCCGGGAGCCGGGGATCGGGGTCCTGCGGGATGCGCGGGTGGCGGTTGCCGCCGCGCCGGTCACGGCGATGCACGATCCGACCGAGGGGGGGCTGGCCACCGGCCTGTCCGAATTGGCTACGGCGGCCGGCGTCGGGCTGCGAATCGAGGAGGAGGCCATTCCGATATTGCCCGAAGCCGCCACGCTCTGCGAGGAGTTTGGCCTGGATCCGCTCGGGACGATCGCCTCGGGGGCCCTGCTCGTGACCTGCCCCGAGGCCGCCGCCGCGGACTTGGTGCGGGCATTGCAGGAGAACGGGATCCTGGCGGGGCGGATCGGGCAGGTCGTGCCCGCGGAGGAGGGGGTGACGTTGGTGAGGCCGGGGGGAGCCGGGCCCCTCCCGGTGTTCGCCCGGGATGAGATCGCCCGGGTCTTTGCGCCGGGGACGGAAGAGTAG